In the genome of Populus trichocarpa isolate Nisqually-1 chromosome 10, P.trichocarpa_v4.1, whole genome shotgun sequence, the window ATCAACTATAGCCATCTTTCTCGAGTCAAGTTTCAATGAACTGGTCACTTATAAAGATATCCAAACTCAAGATTCAATTTGACAAATAGAACTTGAggatttatttatgtatttaaaaatgTCTTGCTTGGAATGTACATGACAATCTCAAATTTAAAGGGGGGAGAGAAAAACTTCACCACATCCAAACCGAACATTCCAAAGACTTACGTCCACTCATATGAGTTTGATCGTTAATCAACTTCAAAAGAAACGGCACTAAATCAGGCCAATTCTCAGGCTAGTCATTACAGAAATCGAAGCAGTAGCCATACTAATTGCGGTACAAATCTTCCGGTGAGAATCATCCAACGAAGGTAAACGTAGTCTCCGTGTAACTTGCTAATGACAGAAGAagaataaactaaaaatcaGGTCTCGATTTATGaatttcaagatttaaaaagaaggaaaggtgGTCATAACTACCTTCCCTTCAGTTGCGACAACAGGAGGCTCAAGCGAATCCTCGCCTTCATGCCAATGTTTCTTAATGAATTGCGTTAATAGTACCGCAGCTAGGTGATTATCAAGTTAATTCTCggaacaaatcaaattaaaaaaaaaagttaaaataaatcacaaaaccTAAGAAAGAGGATATCTGACGCAATCCAAAAGGAAGTTCCTTATTTACAGCAACTTTTGATAATGCGCGACTCCAAAGCCTGGAGAAATAATATTCGATTAGACTCCATCGATGATATCGGAAAATATTACGAGGAGAAGAGGGAGGGGAGTGACCTGGATGGAGAGAGGCTTCGGGGAAGGAACGGGTTTCCTGGTTAGGATCGAGAGTGGTATTCAGGCAATTGAGTAGCCATTGTTGATCTTGATCCATTACgtttaccattttattttatacctaATTCAGCTATTGAGAAATCAAAAGCCCAGTTTTCTTTTTCCCGCTCTTACAAGGAGATTTTTGCGGTGAGACGCAAGAGGATATTTTTGTTTCaggtttattttatatgaatatattgGTCGAGGTTCTTTAGGGGTTACTTTAGCCAAGGAGGGCACACTGGGTTGGGCTTTTAGCCCACCAccaatttatttcttgttttaagcCCATCCAAATGATTCTCAAGGAAGacggaaaaaaataaaagaagcaaaGAACAGTCATGAAACATTGCTATATCTGTTCAGTGTGTAAAGCCACATTTTATTCGCAGAACACCAAACGTTTCTTACATGCTTTTACCTTCATAGGCCTAGAACTCGTAGCATTTCAAATACAGTTTTAGGTGATTTATTAGCAAAAAAAAGACTGCAATTATGTCATTCCCATTTGCTCCTAATTTGAAGAGGATGCCTAAAATCAAAGGTCAGCACCACATTTCCATCCATCCTCTTCAATGCAAACCTCTCAACCAACACATAGCAACCGAATTTCCTCCACTCTCCCTTGCCATCAAACTCCTCGGTTCTCTTCACGCTCACTTGCCGGTCACCAGCCCACCCGACTCTTTCTTGCTCCCACCTCATTCTCTCCACAATTTCTAATCCCAATCCCACATTTGTTTCTCGTTCCACATCGCTAACACTCCTAAACCACATCACCCCACCAGCAACAATCTTCTGGTCATACACAGCTTCTGTCCCAGCAATTTTAACCACTTGGCATTTGACAGCAACATCTACACTCACAGTATTGTCTTCATTATACGTACTTTCACAAGCAAAAATCTGCTCCCATTGTTGCTCGAGAGTCATCTCATAATAGGTTGAATTCCTCATCTGATCTTCAAgtgtttttccttctttgatGAACATGAAAGGACAATACCACTTCCCCACCTTCACAGCTTCAGAACAACTCTGTGACAATGGGAAGCTGAAGTCTGGAAGGCGGGCACGGAGAGCCATGTTAAGGCCTGGTGCTTCGCTCAGCTGGAACTCCTTGGGAGTTGAAGCAGCCAATTCCCAACCATCTCTCATTAAGAATTTTGGAGGCAGCCCATCCGAAGCTACAGATTTGGCAACAAAGCTACCCCATTTTATCTGTCGAATCTGAAATCGTTGATATATGCTTCTAGGATCCAAAGGTCGTGGTTCTAAACAGGATGTACGATTGGAGGAACGACTTGTTTTCACTCCTTCATTAATCTTGCTGTTTATGTAAGCTTTCCTGATGCAGATCATggtgaaataattatttaagtcAACTAAAACTATTTGGTTAGCATAACCATCAGCACAAATTGATAGTATAAGAGCCAATTTGggccaaaagaaaagggaggatAAAAAAGAAGGTGCAGATTGAGATAAGACACAAACCCTTTATGCTTCCATTTCCTTTGAATGACATAGTATTGTTTGGAAGACAATGGTTGGTTAAGAACAGGAATGAATAGAACATGGGTGCATTCAGTGAAGTCCCCGTCCGGAAACAGAACCTCTAGGTCCTTGTTTTGAGGAAACGGCTGGGCTCCAATATAATCAGTACTCTTGACCAACCCAAAACAGCAAGTAGGTTCAGTTTCATCATCTTGGATCACCAATATACCAGAATTCGGACCCTCGGGAGGAGATAATGAAAGAGC includes:
- the LOC7466937 gene encoding uncharacterized protein LOC7466937 → MYVTKPLSMYRTYPSALSLSPPEGPNSGILVIQDDETEPTCCFGLVKSTDYIGAQPFPQNKDLEVLFPDGDFTECTHVLFIPVLNQPLSSKQYYVIQRKWKHKGKAYINSKINEGVKTSRSSNRTSCLEPRPLDPRSIYQRFQIRQIKWGSFVAKSVASDGLPPKFLMRDGWELAASTPKEFQLSEAPGLNMALRARLPDFSFPLSQSCSEAVKVGKWYCPFMFIKEGKTLEDQMRNSTYYEMTLEQQWEQIFACESTYNEDNTVSVDVAVKCQVVKIAGTEAVYDQKIVAGGVMWFRSVSDVERETNVGLGLEIVERMRWEQERVGWAGDRQVSVKRTEEFDGKGEWRKFGCYVLVERFALKRMDGNVVLTFDFRHPLQIRSKWE